Proteins from a genomic interval of Scophthalmus maximus strain ysfricsl-2021 chromosome 22, ASM2237912v1, whole genome shotgun sequence:
- the naxe gene encoding NAD(P)H-hydrate epimerase, with product MLSVRALLGIGVLVTSRAAAVLAQTGKCPLPSAADNHREDCFGSRPASTMAHAVKYLGQEEAQHIDEELFSEYGFSVDQLMELAGLSCATAVTRAYPVTSLVKARPSLLVICGPGNNGGDGLVAARHLKLFGYEPTVLYPKRPNKPLFQGLTTQCQKMEIPFLTEMPEAKVIDEAYNLVIDAIFGFSFKGAVREPFGSILDVLKKTTAPIASIDIPSGWDVEQGSVDGLQPDMLISLTAPKKSASLFRGRYHFLGGRFVPPGLERKYQLNLPRYPGTDCVLQL from the exons ATGTTGAGCGTGCGAGCTCTGCTTGGGATCGGCGTCCTGGTGACCTCTCGAGCCGCCGCAGTCCTCGCTCAGACGGGGAAATGTccgctgccctctgctgctgacaACCACAGAGAGGACTGTTTCGGGAGCAGACCGGCATCCACCATGGCCCACGCCGTTAAATATCTCGG GCAGGAGGAGGCGCAGCACATCGACGAGGAGCTCTTCAGTGAGTACGGCTTCAGCGTGGACCAGCTGATGGAGCTGGCTGGACTCAGCTGTGCCACAGCCGTCACACGG GCGTATCCAGTCACGTCTCTGGTCAAGGCCCGACCTTCTCTGCTGGTGATCTGTGGACCAGGTAACAACGGAGGCGACGGTCTGGTCGCGGCCAGGCACCTTAAGCTCTTT GGTTACGAGCCGACCGTCCTGTACCCGAAGCGGCCAAACAAGCCGCTGTTCCAGGGCCTGACAACACAGTGCCAGAAGATGGAGATCCCGTTCCTGACTGAGATGCCTGAG GCCAAAGTGATCGACGAGGCTTACAACCTAGTGATCGACGCCATCTTCGGCTTCAGTTTCAAGGGGGCCGTGCGCGAGCCTTTCGGTTCCATCTTGGACGTGCTGAAGAAGACCACGGCCCCCATAGCGAGCATCGACATCCCCTCGG GCTGGGATGTGGAGCAGGGCAGCGTCGACGGCCTCCAGCCCGACATGCTCATCTCCCTCACTGCTCCCAAGAAGTCCGCCTCCTTGTTCCGAGGGCGGTACCACTTCCTCGGAGGTCGCTTCGTGCCGCCCGGCCTGGAGAGGAAGTACCAGCTCAACCTGCCTCGGTACCCGGGCACGGACTGCGTGTTACAACTGTAG
- the LOC118291915 gene encoding lamin-A-like isoform X2 encodes MATPKNTPRGANTPLSPNRITRLQEKEDLCNLNDRLAVYIDKVRSLEAENAGLRLRITESETEVSRELTGLKAAYEAELADARQTLDSVAKERARLQLELGKVREDYKELKARNTKKESELSAALQRLKDLEALLNSKDASLTTALGEKRNLDVENRDLKAQVAKLDTSLSDARKQLQDEMLRRVDGENRIQTLKEELEFQRNLHSEELRETKRRHESRMVELDSGRQEEFESKLAEALVEMRSQHELQIKMYKDEIEKTYNNKLDCARQSADRSSHLVGAAHEELQQTRIRLESMSAQLSQLQKQLAAREAKVRDLEDALSRERDTTRRLLGDKEREMAEMRQRMQQQLDEYQELLDVKLALDMEICAYRKLLEGEEQRLRLSPSPPPTKVAGSRSSASAAAAHSRTVHCSAQTSPAKRRRPNDTDSEASSFAGGAVARTRITQQASASGRVTVDEVDLDGKYVRLGNKADEDQNLGSWQVKRQVGSGAAISFKFPAKFTLKAGQRVTIWASGSGRAHNPPSDLLWKTQPSWGTGDSFQTTLINANGEEMAMRKVTRTQFEDEDDDMVAHSTCGDSEYNLRSRTVVCGSCGLPSDKSGHCSVSSASRSFRSSGGGGFSEGLMPHSYVFSSSTPRKTGARVESCPIM; translated from the exons ATGGCGACACCCAAAAACACTCCGCGAGGTGCAAACACACCACTGTCCCCCAACCGCATCACCCGGCTCCAGGAGAAGGAGGACCTGTGCAACCTCAACGACCGCCTGGCCGTGTACATCGACAAGGTCCGCTCGCTGGAGGCCGAGAATGCCGGCCTGCGCCTGCGCATCACCGAGTCCGAGACGGAGGTCAGCCGTGAGCTGACCGGCCTGAAGGCCGCCTACGAGGCCGAGCTGGCCGACGCCCGCCAGACCCTGGACTCCGTGGCCAAAGAGCGAGCCCgcctgcagctggagctgggCAAGGTGAGAGAGGACTACAAGGAGCTGAAAGCCAG GAACACCAAAAAGGAGTCCGAATTGTCGGCGGCGCTGCAGAGGCTCAAAGACCTGGAGGCGCTGCTGAACTCCAAGGATGCGTCTTTGACCACGGCTCTGGGAGAGAAGCGCAACCTCGACGTGGAGAACAGGGACCTGAAGGCCCAGGTTGCCAAG CTGGACACCAGCTTGAGCGATGCAAGgaagcagctgcaggacgaGATGCTGAGGAGAGTGGACGGAGAGAATCGCATCCAGACCCTGAAAGAGGAGCTCGAGTTCCAGAGGAACCTGCACTCTGAG GAACTGCGGGAGACCAAACGGCGCCATGAGTCTCGCATGGTGGAGTTGGACAGCGGGCGCCAGGAGGAGTTTGAGAGCAAGCTGGCTGAGGCGCTGGTGGAAATGCGTAGCCAGCACGAACTGCAGATCAAAATGTACAAGGACGAGATCGAGAAGACCTACAATAACAAG CTGGACTGTGCCCGTCAGTCGGCGGACAGGAGCAGCCACCTGGTGGGAGCGGCGcacgaggagctgcagcagaccCGAATCCGCCTGGAGTCCATGTCGGCTCAGCTCAGCCAGCTGCAGAAACAG CTGGCGGCCCGCGAGGCGAAGGTGAGGGACCTGGAGGACGCGCTGTCCCGGGAGCGGGACACCACGCGGCGCCTGctgggagacaaagagagggagatggccGAGATGAGGCAGcggatgcagcagcagctggacgagTACCAGGAGCTCCTGGATGTCAAGCTGGCTCTGGATATGGAGATATGTGCCTACAGGAAGCtgctggagggagaggagcagag gCTGCGGCTGTCCCCCAGCCCTCCTCCCACCAAAGTGGCGGGGAGTCGTTCCTCCGCCTCGGCGGCGGCAGCTCACTCCCGCACAGTCCACTGCAGCGCCCAGACCTCGCCCGCCAAGAGGCGCCGGCCCAACGACACCGACAGCGAGGCGTCCAGCTTCGCCGGGGGGGCCGTGGCTCGCACTCGCATCACCCAGCAGGCGTCGGCCAGCGGACGGGTCACCGTGGACGAGGTGGACCTGGACGGGAAATACGTCCGACTCGGCAACAAGGCAGACGAG GATCAGAATTTAGGGAGTTGGCAGGTGAAGCGGCAGGTGGGATCGGGTGCAGCAATCAGCTTCAAGTTCCCGGCTAAATTCACCCTGAAGGCCGGGCAGAGGGTCACG ATCTGGGCCTCTGGCTCCGGCAGAGCCCACAATCCTCCCTCTGACCTGCTGTGGAAGACTCAGCCGTCCTGGGGCACCGGAGACTCGTTCCAGACCACTCTGATCAACGCCAATGGAGAG gaAATGGCAATGAGGAAAGTCACCCGCACACAGTTTGAAGATGAGGACGATGACATG GTGGCTCACAGCACTTGCGGGGACAGTGAGTACAACCTGCGGAGCCGGACCGTGGTCTGCGGCTCCTGCGGACTTCCCTCAGACAAATCGGGCCACTGCTCCGTGAGCTCGGCCTCCCGCTCCTTccgcagcagcggcggcggcggcttctcCGAGGGGCTGATGCCACACTCCTAtgtgttcagcagcagcactcctCGCAAG acTGGGGCCAGGGTGGAGAGCTGTCCAATCATGTGA
- the LOC118291915 gene encoding lamin-A-like isoform X1, with the protein MNMNALGGFPLLGPNSFQHPFVPLSACDCSVNVKKNSSTCNYQQRRYSNSLAPHNKCLQDCCLGLYVAVSPCCMRPLPSFQHALPIAHCLTLDLSNSSFPCRHIQSSMTNSFPSFFFLLHPRNTKKESELSAALQRLKDLEALLNSKDASLTTALGEKRNLDVENRDLKAQVAKLDTSLSDARKQLQDEMLRRVDGENRIQTLKEELEFQRNLHSEELRETKRRHESRMVELDSGRQEEFESKLAEALVEMRSQHELQIKMYKDEIEKTYNNKLDCARQSADRSSHLVGAAHEELQQTRIRLESMSAQLSQLQKQLAAREAKVRDLEDALSRERDTTRRLLGDKEREMAEMRQRMQQQLDEYQELLDVKLALDMEICAYRKLLEGEEQRLRLSPSPPPTKVAGSRSSASAAAAHSRTVHCSAQTSPAKRRRPNDTDSEASSFAGGAVARTRITQQASASGRVTVDEVDLDGKYVRLGNKADEDQNLGSWQVKRQVGSGAAISFKFPAKFTLKAGQRVTIWASGSGRAHNPPSDLLWKTQPSWGTGDSFQTTLINANGEEMAMRKVTRTQFEDEDDDMVAHSTCGDSEYNLRSRTVVCGSCGLPSDKSGHCSVSSASRSFRSSGGGGFSEGLMPHSYVFSSSTPRKTGARVESCPIM; encoded by the exons ATGAACATGAACGCGCTCGGGGGGTTTCCCCTACTTGGACCAAATTCTTTTCAGCATCCATTCGTCCCGTTAAGCGCTTGTGATTGCAGTGTTAACGTGAAAAAAAATAGCTCCACGTGTAATTACCAGCAGCGAAGATACAGTAACTCATTAGCTCCTCATAACAAATGCTTGCAAGACTGCTGCCTCGGGCTTTACGTGGCCGTGTCTCCCTGCTGCATGCGGCCACTCCCTAGCTTTCAGCATGCCCTCCCCATTGCTCACTGTTTGACGTTGGACTTGTCCAACTCCTCCTTCCCGTGCCGCCACATCCAGAGCTCGATGACTAACTCTTTCCccagcttcttcttcctccttcacccAAG GAACACCAAAAAGGAGTCCGAATTGTCGGCGGCGCTGCAGAGGCTCAAAGACCTGGAGGCGCTGCTGAACTCCAAGGATGCGTCTTTGACCACGGCTCTGGGAGAGAAGCGCAACCTCGACGTGGAGAACAGGGACCTGAAGGCCCAGGTTGCCAAG CTGGACACCAGCTTGAGCGATGCAAGgaagcagctgcaggacgaGATGCTGAGGAGAGTGGACGGAGAGAATCGCATCCAGACCCTGAAAGAGGAGCTCGAGTTCCAGAGGAACCTGCACTCTGAG GAACTGCGGGAGACCAAACGGCGCCATGAGTCTCGCATGGTGGAGTTGGACAGCGGGCGCCAGGAGGAGTTTGAGAGCAAGCTGGCTGAGGCGCTGGTGGAAATGCGTAGCCAGCACGAACTGCAGATCAAAATGTACAAGGACGAGATCGAGAAGACCTACAATAACAAG CTGGACTGTGCCCGTCAGTCGGCGGACAGGAGCAGCCACCTGGTGGGAGCGGCGcacgaggagctgcagcagaccCGAATCCGCCTGGAGTCCATGTCGGCTCAGCTCAGCCAGCTGCAGAAACAG CTGGCGGCCCGCGAGGCGAAGGTGAGGGACCTGGAGGACGCGCTGTCCCGGGAGCGGGACACCACGCGGCGCCTGctgggagacaaagagagggagatggccGAGATGAGGCAGcggatgcagcagcagctggacgagTACCAGGAGCTCCTGGATGTCAAGCTGGCTCTGGATATGGAGATATGTGCCTACAGGAAGCtgctggagggagaggagcagag gCTGCGGCTGTCCCCCAGCCCTCCTCCCACCAAAGTGGCGGGGAGTCGTTCCTCCGCCTCGGCGGCGGCAGCTCACTCCCGCACAGTCCACTGCAGCGCCCAGACCTCGCCCGCCAAGAGGCGCCGGCCCAACGACACCGACAGCGAGGCGTCCAGCTTCGCCGGGGGGGCCGTGGCTCGCACTCGCATCACCCAGCAGGCGTCGGCCAGCGGACGGGTCACCGTGGACGAGGTGGACCTGGACGGGAAATACGTCCGACTCGGCAACAAGGCAGACGAG GATCAGAATTTAGGGAGTTGGCAGGTGAAGCGGCAGGTGGGATCGGGTGCAGCAATCAGCTTCAAGTTCCCGGCTAAATTCACCCTGAAGGCCGGGCAGAGGGTCACG ATCTGGGCCTCTGGCTCCGGCAGAGCCCACAATCCTCCCTCTGACCTGCTGTGGAAGACTCAGCCGTCCTGGGGCACCGGAGACTCGTTCCAGACCACTCTGATCAACGCCAATGGAGAG gaAATGGCAATGAGGAAAGTCACCCGCACACAGTTTGAAGATGAGGACGATGACATG GTGGCTCACAGCACTTGCGGGGACAGTGAGTACAACCTGCGGAGCCGGACCGTGGTCTGCGGCTCCTGCGGACTTCCCTCAGACAAATCGGGCCACTGCTCCGTGAGCTCGGCCTCCCGCTCCTTccgcagcagcggcggcggcggcttctcCGAGGGGCTGATGCCACACTCCTAtgtgttcagcagcagcactcctCGCAAG acTGGGGCCAGGGTGGAGAGCTGTCCAATCATGTGA
- the LOC118291915 gene encoding lamin-A-like isoform X4: MATPKNTPRGANTPLSPNRITRLQEKEDLCNLNDRLAVYIDKVRSLEAENAGLRLRITESETEVSRELTGLKAAYEAELADARQTLDSVAKERARLQLELGKVREDYKELKARWVQVHSSGPNRNLIPSPTLSAVCAFTVSLRQLDCARQSADRSSHLVGAAHEELQQTRIRLESMSAQLSQLQKQLAAREAKVRDLEDALSRERDTTRRLLGDKEREMAEMRQRMQQQLDEYQELLDVKLALDMEICAYRKLLEGEEQRLRLSPSPPPTKVAGSRSSASAAAAHSRTVHCSAQTSPAKRRRPNDTDSEASSFAGGAVARTRITQQASASGRVTVDEVDLDGKYVRLGNKADEDQNLGSWQVKRQVGSGAAISFKFPAKFTLKAGQRVTIWASGSGRAHNPPSDLLWKTQPSWGTGDSFQTTLINANGEEMAMRKVTRTQFEDEDDDMVAHSTCGDSEYNLRSRTVVCGSCGLPSDKSGHCSVSSASRSFRSSGGGGFSEGLMPHSYVFSSSTPRKTGARVESCPIM, translated from the exons ATGGCGACACCCAAAAACACTCCGCGAGGTGCAAACACACCACTGTCCCCCAACCGCATCACCCGGCTCCAGGAGAAGGAGGACCTGTGCAACCTCAACGACCGCCTGGCCGTGTACATCGACAAGGTCCGCTCGCTGGAGGCCGAGAATGCCGGCCTGCGCCTGCGCATCACCGAGTCCGAGACGGAGGTCAGCCGTGAGCTGACCGGCCTGAAGGCCGCCTACGAGGCCGAGCTGGCCGACGCCCGCCAGACCCTGGACTCCGTGGCCAAAGAGCGAGCCCgcctgcagctggagctgggCAAGGTGAGAGAGGACTACAAGGAGCTGAAAGCCAGGTGGGTTCAAGTTCACTCCTCTGGTCCGAATCGGAATCTGATCCCGTCTCCAAcattgtctgctgtgtgtgc CTTTACCGTTTCCCTCCGTCAGCTGGACTGTGCCCGTCAGTCGGCGGACAGGAGCAGCCACCTGGTGGGAGCGGCGcacgaggagctgcagcagaccCGAATCCGCCTGGAGTCCATGTCGGCTCAGCTCAGCCAGCTGCAGAAACAG CTGGCGGCCCGCGAGGCGAAGGTGAGGGACCTGGAGGACGCGCTGTCCCGGGAGCGGGACACCACGCGGCGCCTGctgggagacaaagagagggagatggccGAGATGAGGCAGcggatgcagcagcagctggacgagTACCAGGAGCTCCTGGATGTCAAGCTGGCTCTGGATATGGAGATATGTGCCTACAGGAAGCtgctggagggagaggagcagag gCTGCGGCTGTCCCCCAGCCCTCCTCCCACCAAAGTGGCGGGGAGTCGTTCCTCCGCCTCGGCGGCGGCAGCTCACTCCCGCACAGTCCACTGCAGCGCCCAGACCTCGCCCGCCAAGAGGCGCCGGCCCAACGACACCGACAGCGAGGCGTCCAGCTTCGCCGGGGGGGCCGTGGCTCGCACTCGCATCACCCAGCAGGCGTCGGCCAGCGGACGGGTCACCGTGGACGAGGTGGACCTGGACGGGAAATACGTCCGACTCGGCAACAAGGCAGACGAG GATCAGAATTTAGGGAGTTGGCAGGTGAAGCGGCAGGTGGGATCGGGTGCAGCAATCAGCTTCAAGTTCCCGGCTAAATTCACCCTGAAGGCCGGGCAGAGGGTCACG ATCTGGGCCTCTGGCTCCGGCAGAGCCCACAATCCTCCCTCTGACCTGCTGTGGAAGACTCAGCCGTCCTGGGGCACCGGAGACTCGTTCCAGACCACTCTGATCAACGCCAATGGAGAG gaAATGGCAATGAGGAAAGTCACCCGCACACAGTTTGAAGATGAGGACGATGACATG GTGGCTCACAGCACTTGCGGGGACAGTGAGTACAACCTGCGGAGCCGGACCGTGGTCTGCGGCTCCTGCGGACTTCCCTCAGACAAATCGGGCCACTGCTCCGTGAGCTCGGCCTCCCGCTCCTTccgcagcagcggcggcggcggcttctcCGAGGGGCTGATGCCACACTCCTAtgtgttcagcagcagcactcctCGCAAG acTGGGGCCAGGGTGGAGAGCTGTCCAATCATGTGA
- the LOC118291915 gene encoding lamin-A-like isoform X3, translating to MCVWQSQARCHGSISAQHQRLWLCGHEDTQEWTEIAVVYESYAPRNTKKESELSAALQRLKDLEALLNSKDASLTTALGEKRNLDVENRDLKAQVAKLDTSLSDARKQLQDEMLRRVDGENRIQTLKEELEFQRNLHSEELRETKRRHESRMVELDSGRQEEFESKLAEALVEMRSQHELQIKMYKDEIEKTYNNKLDCARQSADRSSHLVGAAHEELQQTRIRLESMSAQLSQLQKQLAAREAKVRDLEDALSRERDTTRRLLGDKEREMAEMRQRMQQQLDEYQELLDVKLALDMEICAYRKLLEGEEQRLRLSPSPPPTKVAGSRSSASAAAAHSRTVHCSAQTSPAKRRRPNDTDSEASSFAGGAVARTRITQQASASGRVTVDEVDLDGKYVRLGNKADEDQNLGSWQVKRQVGSGAAISFKFPAKFTLKAGQRVTIWASGSGRAHNPPSDLLWKTQPSWGTGDSFQTTLINANGEEMAMRKVTRTQFEDEDDDMVAHSTCGDSEYNLRSRTVVCGSCGLPSDKSGHCSVSSASRSFRSSGGGGFSEGLMPHSYVFSSSTPRKTGARVESCPIM from the exons ATGTGTGTTTGGCAAAGCCAAGcccgttgccatggcagcatcTCAGCCCAACACCAACGCCTGTGGCTTTGTGGCCACGAAGACACACAGGAGTGGACGGAGATCGCTGTGGTCTATGAGTCATACGCGCCGAG GAACACCAAAAAGGAGTCCGAATTGTCGGCGGCGCTGCAGAGGCTCAAAGACCTGGAGGCGCTGCTGAACTCCAAGGATGCGTCTTTGACCACGGCTCTGGGAGAGAAGCGCAACCTCGACGTGGAGAACAGGGACCTGAAGGCCCAGGTTGCCAAG CTGGACACCAGCTTGAGCGATGCAAGgaagcagctgcaggacgaGATGCTGAGGAGAGTGGACGGAGAGAATCGCATCCAGACCCTGAAAGAGGAGCTCGAGTTCCAGAGGAACCTGCACTCTGAG GAACTGCGGGAGACCAAACGGCGCCATGAGTCTCGCATGGTGGAGTTGGACAGCGGGCGCCAGGAGGAGTTTGAGAGCAAGCTGGCTGAGGCGCTGGTGGAAATGCGTAGCCAGCACGAACTGCAGATCAAAATGTACAAGGACGAGATCGAGAAGACCTACAATAACAAG CTGGACTGTGCCCGTCAGTCGGCGGACAGGAGCAGCCACCTGGTGGGAGCGGCGcacgaggagctgcagcagaccCGAATCCGCCTGGAGTCCATGTCGGCTCAGCTCAGCCAGCTGCAGAAACAG CTGGCGGCCCGCGAGGCGAAGGTGAGGGACCTGGAGGACGCGCTGTCCCGGGAGCGGGACACCACGCGGCGCCTGctgggagacaaagagagggagatggccGAGATGAGGCAGcggatgcagcagcagctggacgagTACCAGGAGCTCCTGGATGTCAAGCTGGCTCTGGATATGGAGATATGTGCCTACAGGAAGCtgctggagggagaggagcagag gCTGCGGCTGTCCCCCAGCCCTCCTCCCACCAAAGTGGCGGGGAGTCGTTCCTCCGCCTCGGCGGCGGCAGCTCACTCCCGCACAGTCCACTGCAGCGCCCAGACCTCGCCCGCCAAGAGGCGCCGGCCCAACGACACCGACAGCGAGGCGTCCAGCTTCGCCGGGGGGGCCGTGGCTCGCACTCGCATCACCCAGCAGGCGTCGGCCAGCGGACGGGTCACCGTGGACGAGGTGGACCTGGACGGGAAATACGTCCGACTCGGCAACAAGGCAGACGAG GATCAGAATTTAGGGAGTTGGCAGGTGAAGCGGCAGGTGGGATCGGGTGCAGCAATCAGCTTCAAGTTCCCGGCTAAATTCACCCTGAAGGCCGGGCAGAGGGTCACG ATCTGGGCCTCTGGCTCCGGCAGAGCCCACAATCCTCCCTCTGACCTGCTGTGGAAGACTCAGCCGTCCTGGGGCACCGGAGACTCGTTCCAGACCACTCTGATCAACGCCAATGGAGAG gaAATGGCAATGAGGAAAGTCACCCGCACACAGTTTGAAGATGAGGACGATGACATG GTGGCTCACAGCACTTGCGGGGACAGTGAGTACAACCTGCGGAGCCGGACCGTGGTCTGCGGCTCCTGCGGACTTCCCTCAGACAAATCGGGCCACTGCTCCGTGAGCTCGGCCTCCCGCTCCTTccgcagcagcggcggcggcggcttctcCGAGGGGCTGATGCCACACTCCTAtgtgttcagcagcagcactcctCGCAAG acTGGGGCCAGGGTGGAGAGCTGTCCAATCATGTGA
- the LOC118291915 gene encoding lamin-A-like isoform X5: MATPKNTPRGANTPLSPNRITRLQEKEDLCNLNDRLAVYIDKVRSLEAENAGLRLRITESETEVSRELTGLKAAYEAELADARQTLDSVAKERARLQLELGKVREDYKELKARWVQVHSSGPNRNLIPSPTLSAVCAVSLRQLDCARQSADRSSHLVGAAHEELQQTRIRLESMSAQLSQLQKQLAAREAKVRDLEDALSRERDTTRRLLGDKEREMAEMRQRMQQQLDEYQELLDVKLALDMEICAYRKLLEGEEQRLRLSPSPPPTKVAGSRSSASAAAAHSRTVHCSAQTSPAKRRRPNDTDSEASSFAGGAVARTRITQQASASGRVTVDEVDLDGKYVRLGNKADEDQNLGSWQVKRQVGSGAAISFKFPAKFTLKAGQRVTIWASGSGRAHNPPSDLLWKTQPSWGTGDSFQTTLINANGEEMAMRKVTRTQFEDEDDDMVAHSTCGDSEYNLRSRTVVCGSCGLPSDKSGHCSVSSASRSFRSSGGGGFSEGLMPHSYVFSSSTPRKTGARVESCPIM, encoded by the exons ATGGCGACACCCAAAAACACTCCGCGAGGTGCAAACACACCACTGTCCCCCAACCGCATCACCCGGCTCCAGGAGAAGGAGGACCTGTGCAACCTCAACGACCGCCTGGCCGTGTACATCGACAAGGTCCGCTCGCTGGAGGCCGAGAATGCCGGCCTGCGCCTGCGCATCACCGAGTCCGAGACGGAGGTCAGCCGTGAGCTGACCGGCCTGAAGGCCGCCTACGAGGCCGAGCTGGCCGACGCCCGCCAGACCCTGGACTCCGTGGCCAAAGAGCGAGCCCgcctgcagctggagctgggCAAGGTGAGAGAGGACTACAAGGAGCTGAAAGCCAGGTGGGTTCAAGTTCACTCCTCTGGTCCGAATCGGAATCTGATCCCGTCTCCAAcattgtctgctgtgtgtgc CGTTTCCCTCCGTCAGCTGGACTGTGCCCGTCAGTCGGCGGACAGGAGCAGCCACCTGGTGGGAGCGGCGcacgaggagctgcagcagaccCGAATCCGCCTGGAGTCCATGTCGGCTCAGCTCAGCCAGCTGCAGAAACAG CTGGCGGCCCGCGAGGCGAAGGTGAGGGACCTGGAGGACGCGCTGTCCCGGGAGCGGGACACCACGCGGCGCCTGctgggagacaaagagagggagatggccGAGATGAGGCAGcggatgcagcagcagctggacgagTACCAGGAGCTCCTGGATGTCAAGCTGGCTCTGGATATGGAGATATGTGCCTACAGGAAGCtgctggagggagaggagcagag gCTGCGGCTGTCCCCCAGCCCTCCTCCCACCAAAGTGGCGGGGAGTCGTTCCTCCGCCTCGGCGGCGGCAGCTCACTCCCGCACAGTCCACTGCAGCGCCCAGACCTCGCCCGCCAAGAGGCGCCGGCCCAACGACACCGACAGCGAGGCGTCCAGCTTCGCCGGGGGGGCCGTGGCTCGCACTCGCATCACCCAGCAGGCGTCGGCCAGCGGACGGGTCACCGTGGACGAGGTGGACCTGGACGGGAAATACGTCCGACTCGGCAACAAGGCAGACGAG GATCAGAATTTAGGGAGTTGGCAGGTGAAGCGGCAGGTGGGATCGGGTGCAGCAATCAGCTTCAAGTTCCCGGCTAAATTCACCCTGAAGGCCGGGCAGAGGGTCACG ATCTGGGCCTCTGGCTCCGGCAGAGCCCACAATCCTCCCTCTGACCTGCTGTGGAAGACTCAGCCGTCCTGGGGCACCGGAGACTCGTTCCAGACCACTCTGATCAACGCCAATGGAGAG gaAATGGCAATGAGGAAAGTCACCCGCACACAGTTTGAAGATGAGGACGATGACATG GTGGCTCACAGCACTTGCGGGGACAGTGAGTACAACCTGCGGAGCCGGACCGTGGTCTGCGGCTCCTGCGGACTTCCCTCAGACAAATCGGGCCACTGCTCCGTGAGCTCGGCCTCCCGCTCCTTccgcagcagcggcggcggcggcttctcCGAGGGGCTGATGCCACACTCCTAtgtgttcagcagcagcactcctCGCAAG acTGGGGCCAGGGTGGAGAGCTGTCCAATCATGTGA